One region of Trinickia violacea genomic DNA includes:
- a CDS encoding alpha/beta fold hydrolase, translated as MGFPDFTPFHVNVAGVDIYGVKGGSGPPLLLLHGHPQTHMIWHRCAPQLAQHFTVIATDLRGYGASAKPASDAAHVPYSKRAMAADQVAVMRHFGFDQFLVCAHDRGARVAHRMALDFPDAVERLMLLDIAPTLAMYERTDRTFATKYFHWFFLIQPEPLPEKLIGADPDVYVERVMGSRHAGLTPFAPDALAAYRDALRQPGAVHAMCEDYRASATIDLVHDRADEECGHKVSCPLRVLWGEEGVIELCFDPLAEWRHVARDVSGRALPCGHYIPEEAPDELVAEMLSFFEANEPAES; from the coding sequence ATGGGCTTTCCGGATTTCACACCGTTTCACGTCAACGTTGCGGGTGTCGATATCTACGGGGTCAAAGGCGGATCGGGGCCGCCGCTGCTGTTGCTGCACGGTCATCCGCAGACGCACATGATCTGGCATCGCTGCGCGCCGCAGCTCGCGCAGCATTTCACGGTAATCGCCACCGACTTGCGCGGCTACGGCGCCTCGGCCAAGCCGGCTAGCGACGCGGCGCATGTTCCGTATTCGAAGCGCGCGATGGCGGCGGACCAAGTCGCCGTGATGCGCCATTTCGGCTTCGATCAGTTTCTCGTCTGCGCGCACGATCGCGGCGCGCGCGTCGCGCACCGGATGGCGCTCGATTTCCCGGACGCCGTCGAACGCCTGATGCTGCTCGATATCGCGCCGACGCTCGCAATGTACGAGCGCACCGATCGCACCTTCGCGACCAAGTACTTTCACTGGTTCTTCCTGATCCAGCCCGAGCCCCTGCCCGAAAAGCTGATCGGCGCGGACCCGGATGTCTATGTCGAGCGCGTGATGGGCAGCCGCCACGCGGGCTTGACGCCGTTCGCGCCCGACGCGCTCGCGGCCTATCGCGATGCGCTGCGCCAGCCGGGCGCGGTGCATGCGATGTGCGAGGACTACCGCGCGTCGGCGACGATCGATCTCGTCCACGACCGCGCGGACGAGGAGTGCGGGCACAAGGTGAGCTGCCCGCTGCGCGTGCTGTGGGGCGAGGAGGGCGTGATCGAACTCTGCTTCGATCCGCTTGCCGAGTGGCGGCACGTGGCGCGCGATGTCAGCGGCCGGGCGCTGCCGTGCGGGCACTACATCCCCGAAGAGGCGCCTGACGAGCTCGTCGCGGAGATGCTGTCGTTCTTCGAGGCGAACGAGCCCGCCGAAAGCTAG
- a CDS encoding DMT family transporter codes for MANQEIRRGAAEMTAAMLMSGTIGWLVVSSQQSSINVVFFRCVFGAATLFAICLALGLIRRQWFSWRMLGLVALAGAAIVGNWLLLFAAYSRASISMATAVYNTQPFMLVALGAIVFRERVTASTIAWLVVAFVGLVFVVRVEPAVLAVPGEYLEGVALALGAAFLYAISSIVTKRLKGTPPHLIALIQVVLGALMLAPLVHFDALPTTPAHWLQLGTLGVVHTGVMYVLLYGAIQKLPTAMTGALSFIYPIVAIIVDRVAFGQSLAWIQVAGAVLILLAAAGVNLGWRIVPQRRLSSCKST; via the coding sequence ATGGCTAACCAGGAAATCCGGCGCGGCGCAGCCGAAATGACCGCCGCCATGCTGATGTCGGGCACGATCGGCTGGCTCGTCGTCTCGTCGCAGCAATCGTCCATCAATGTGGTGTTCTTTCGCTGCGTGTTCGGCGCGGCAACGCTCTTCGCCATCTGTCTCGCGCTCGGGCTGATACGGCGCCAATGGTTCTCGTGGCGCATGCTCGGGCTCGTCGCGCTCGCGGGCGCGGCGATCGTCGGCAATTGGCTGCTGCTGTTCGCGGCGTATTCGCGCGCGTCGATTTCGATGGCGACCGCCGTCTACAACACGCAGCCGTTCATGCTCGTCGCGCTTGGCGCGATCGTGTTTCGCGAGCGCGTGACGGCATCGACGATCGCGTGGCTCGTCGTGGCGTTCGTCGGTCTCGTGTTCGTCGTGCGCGTGGAGCCGGCGGTGCTTGCGGTACCGGGCGAATATCTCGAAGGCGTGGCGCTCGCGCTCGGTGCGGCTTTCCTCTACGCCATTTCGTCGATCGTCACCAAGCGCTTGAAGGGCACGCCGCCGCATCTGATCGCGCTGATCCAGGTCGTGCTCGGCGCGCTGATGCTCGCGCCGCTCGTGCACTTCGACGCACTGCCGACGACACCCGCGCACTGGCTCCAGCTCGGGACGCTTGGCGTCGTTCACACCGGCGTCATGTATGTGCTGCTGTACGGCGCCATTCAAAAGCTGCCGACGGCGATGACGGGCGCGCTGTCGTTCATCTATCCGATCGTCGCGATCATCGTCGACCGTGTGGCGTTCGGACAATCGCTCGCGTGGATTCAAGTCGCGGGCGCCGTGTTGATTCTGCTGGCGGCGGCGGGCGTGAATCTCGGCTGGCGCATCGTGCCGCAGCGGCGGCTATCGTCGTGTAAGTCAACGTAA
- a CDS encoding Lrp/AsnC family transcriptional regulator, with protein sequence MPKRLYPSTAPATLDETDRELLSALAEDSRIAVSELARQVGLSAPSTAERLRRLETLGVIERFTVQIDPRALGYTLQAIVRVKPLPGQLHLVEDVIRRIPEFVECDKVTGDDCFVCRLVLRSIEQLDEILSKVTERAETSTAIIKSTPVPRRLPPLAPPQAAPAELEATGAPAPSATPTPAPSVRGRSKR encoded by the coding sequence ATGCCAAAACGCCTTTACCCCTCGACGGCGCCCGCCACCCTCGACGAAACCGATCGCGAACTGCTGTCGGCGCTCGCCGAAGATTCGCGCATCGCGGTGAGCGAGTTGGCCCGGCAGGTCGGGCTGTCGGCACCGAGCACGGCCGAGCGGCTGCGGCGGCTCGAAACGCTCGGGGTCATCGAGCGCTTCACCGTGCAGATCGACCCGCGCGCGCTCGGCTACACGCTTCAGGCGATCGTGCGCGTGAAGCCGCTGCCGGGACAGCTGCATCTGGTCGAAGACGTGATTCGCCGCATTCCCGAGTTCGTCGAATGCGACAAGGTCACCGGCGACGATTGCTTCGTCTGCCGTCTGGTGCTGCGCTCGATCGAGCAGCTCGACGAGATTCTGTCGAAGGTGACCGAGCGCGCCGAAACGAGCACGGCGATCATCAAGTCGACGCCGGTGCCGCGCCGCCTGCCGCCGCTCGCGCCGCCGCAAGCGGCTCCGGCGGAGCTCGAGGCAACGGGAGCACCGGCGCCCTCGGCAACGCCAACGCCCGCGCCGTCCGTGCGCGGGCGCAGCAAACGCTAG